A genome region from Amblyraja radiata isolate CabotCenter1 chromosome 4, sAmbRad1.1.pri, whole genome shotgun sequence includes the following:
- the LOC116971733 gene encoding UI-like — MKIPVVFCIAVLLVTLIPRDDCWPLLKPASTNNRPGPQSELQHFVPLVGNRLLEEYLKALTEANNKPTYPAPNLHEVVAPDGAFQVPRIQFQRTLHGKVGDLNSAYDKYQHLLDALLERGKRRETPLLSLNVPLHVLNKLIGIAKVEQMARQAEKNRKIMDAVGK; from the coding sequence ATGAAGATCCCCGTGGTGTTTTGCATTGCTGTGCTCCTGGTTACGTTGATACCCAGAGATGACTGTTGGCCTTTACTGAAGCCTGCATCAACTAACAACCGCCCTGGTCCGCAATCGGAGCTCCAGCATTTCGTTCCACTGGTTGGGAATCGCCTCCTGGAGGAATACCTTAAAGCACTGACCGAGGCGAACAATAAGCCAACTTATCCTGCTCCAAATCTACATGAGGTGGTTGCCCCCGACGGCGCTTTCCAAGTGCCACGCATCCAGTTCCAGCGCACCCTACATGGTAAAGTTGGAGACTTGAATAGCGCTTATGACAAATACCAACATTTACTGGATGCGTTGTTAGAAAGAGGAAAAAGGCGCGAGACGCCCCTCCTTTCCCTTAATGTACCTCTGCATGTTCTAAATAAACTGATCGGGATAGCTAAAGTGGAGCAAATGGCCAGGCAAGCGGAGAAAAACAGGAAAATAATGGATGCAGTCGGGAAATAG